The following coding sequences lie in one Treponema socranskii subsp. buccale genomic window:
- a CDS encoding alpha-amylase family glycosyl hydrolase gives MKRVLLLPLALCGMLPFFSCSSSPKSASRSRHASEKSSPIVRLADKPSEGVYYSLFVRSFADSNGDGIGDFAGIIKKLDYLNDGDDATTDDLGITGIWLLPIYPSQSYHGYDVDDYYNVNPDYGTMGDFEKLLAECKKRGISVILDMTCNHSSVYNQWFIDSRNPADSHRTWYRWISPDDTRYNMRQQIWGHNVWNYSDGYYYSGIFSPNMPDYNLDDGALRAEFKKVMKFWLDKGVDGFRYDAASHVYNSAKTLPGTNSVAKGVAWWKEIVGYDKSVKPDAYIVGEVWEATSTRAEYMAGLGSTFHFDMGTKIIDEVRSGSAANNNFANALQSEYERYAESNPNYIDAPFLTNHDQNRIAGYLRGNTAQLKLAAAMYIFAEGIPFIYYGEEIGMMGAKPDEQIRTPMLWNKAGKDKLQTTWETSRYNKNTLSVAEQKKDPDSLLEFYKRIIRVKTAHPALFAGRFTAVNTGNEFVSSWAMKSETETAFVLHNLSPETAAVPLPREYLMPVVFSTYPGTVFDDKGNLTIPPLCTVVLAKNR, from the coding sequence ATGAAACGCGTATTACTGTTGCCGCTTGCGCTCTGCGGTATGCTGCCGTTTTTTTCGTGCAGCTCTTCTCCGAAAAGCGCTTCCCGCTCGCGGCACGCTTCCGAAAAATCCTCACCTATCGTACGCTTGGCGGATAAGCCGTCGGAAGGCGTGTACTACAGTCTTTTCGTGCGCTCCTTTGCCGATTCGAACGGCGACGGAATCGGCGACTTTGCCGGCATTATCAAAAAACTCGATTATTTGAACGACGGTGACGACGCAACGACGGACGACCTCGGTATCACGGGTATTTGGCTTTTGCCGATCTATCCGTCGCAGTCGTATCACGGTTACGACGTCGACGATTATTATAACGTCAACCCCGATTACGGCACGATGGGGGATTTTGAGAAACTGCTCGCCGAATGCAAAAAGCGCGGTATTTCGGTGATACTCGATATGACGTGCAATCATTCGTCCGTTTACAATCAGTGGTTTATCGATTCGCGCAATCCCGCAGACAGTCACCGCACGTGGTATCGATGGATTTCACCCGACGACACCCGCTATAATATGCGTCAGCAGATTTGGGGACACAACGTATGGAATTATTCAGACGGCTATTATTATTCGGGGATTTTTTCTCCGAATATGCCGGATTACAATCTCGACGACGGCGCCCTTCGAGCGGAATTTAAAAAAGTGATGAAGTTTTGGCTCGACAAGGGCGTTGACGGTTTCCGTTACGATGCCGCAAGTCATGTGTATAACAGCGCAAAGACGCTTCCGGGTACGAATTCGGTTGCAAAAGGCGTCGCGTGGTGGAAAGAAATCGTCGGTTACGACAAGAGCGTAAAGCCCGACGCGTACATAGTGGGCGAAGTATGGGAGGCGACTTCGACGCGCGCCGAATATATGGCGGGTTTGGGATCGACGTTTCATTTCGATATGGGAACGAAGATTATCGATGAAGTGAGAAGCGGGAGCGCTGCGAATAATAATTTCGCAAATGCGCTGCAGAGCGAATACGAACGGTATGCCGAATCGAATCCGAATTATATCGATGCGCCGTTTTTAACAAATCACGATCAAAATCGCATTGCAGGATATCTGCGCGGAAACACGGCGCAGCTGAAGCTCGCCGCGGCGATGTATATATTTGCGGAAGGCATACCGTTTATATACTACGGAGAAGAGATCGGTATGATGGGCGCAAAGCCCGACGAACAGATCCGAACGCCGATGCTGTGGAATAAGGCGGGCAAAGACAAGCTGCAGACGACGTGGGAAACGTCGCGTTACAATAAAAATACGCTCAGCGTTGCGGAACAGAAAAAAGATCCCGATTCGCTGCTTGAATTTTACAAACGCATTATCAGGGTAAAGACGGCGCATCCGGCTTTATTCGCCGGCCGCTTTACCGCCGTCAACACGGGAAACGAATTCGTTTCTTCGTGGGCTATGAAAAGCGAAACGGAAACGGCGTTCGTGCTGCACAATCTTTCACCGGAAACGGCCGCCGTTCCCCTTCCGCGCGAATACCTTATGCCTGTCGTATTTTCGACATATCCCGGCACTGTGTTCGACGACAAGGGAAACCTTACGATTCCTCCTCTGTGTACGGTCGTCCTTGCAAAAAACAGGTGA
- a CDS encoding OmpP1/FadL family transporter, with translation MKKSIIVAALIAALAGAAAFADGVENKTNMNPGYLRNPSRNAEAKRPEAVFYNIAGTGFLEDGLYFDAGNQFVFKKYTNSFPKGAIPLYPNGKDFSDKTAVWLYPNADIVYKHGPFAVFGNFGIYAGGGKLSYKDGTTATAAALATHFPSSARNHSVELSSMTYGEQVGFTYCLKNFISFSGALRLLQATQSMELKSDDATFVGVNQGNKISYDASAFGIGGVFGINVRPFPALTLSTQFQLHSDMKYEVKNAKGMLGSNLGIVDGETFHTDLPAALNMGAGYQVLKPLYVSASFNYYFNSFAQLNSVFGKSDYSDSWELAAGADYDINDKVTASLGLSYGNRGTKDTVNSAFSPVLDSLAIGTGVEYRPIDNLTLTLGLMYIQYFKQDYYIGGGAVETKLNKQVFITSIGAAYRLPI, from the coding sequence ATGAAGAAATCGATCATTGTCGCAGCGCTCATCGCTGCACTTGCCGGAGCCGCGGCTTTTGCCGACGGTGTTGAAAACAAAACGAATATGAACCCCGGATACTTACGAAATCCGAGCCGCAATGCGGAAGCGAAACGCCCCGAAGCGGTCTTTTACAATATCGCGGGTACGGGCTTTTTGGAAGACGGTTTGTACTTCGATGCGGGCAATCAATTCGTATTTAAAAAATACACGAACTCGTTTCCAAAGGGTGCAATTCCGCTCTATCCGAACGGAAAAGATTTCAGCGATAAGACGGCCGTATGGCTCTACCCGAACGCCGATATCGTATACAAACACGGACCCTTTGCCGTATTCGGAAATTTCGGTATCTACGCCGGCGGCGGAAAACTTTCGTACAAAGACGGTACGACCGCAACTGCTGCCGCATTAGCAACACATTTTCCCTCATCCGCACGAAATCATTCGGTAGAGCTTTCGTCCATGACTTACGGAGAGCAGGTCGGATTTACGTACTGCCTGAAAAATTTCATCTCGTTTTCCGGCGCGCTCCGCCTGCTCCAGGCGACGCAATCGATGGAGTTAAAGAGCGATGATGCAACTTTTGTCGGCGTTAATCAGGGAAATAAAATCAGCTACGATGCGAGCGCTTTCGGCATCGGCGGCGTGTTCGGCATCAACGTGCGCCCCTTTCCCGCCCTTACGCTCTCGACGCAGTTCCAACTCCATTCCGATATGAAATACGAAGTGAAAAACGCCAAAGGAATGCTCGGCAGCAACCTCGGAATCGTTGACGGTGAAACGTTCCATACCGATTTGCCCGCGGCGTTGAACATGGGAGCGGGCTATCAAGTGCTGAAGCCGCTGTACGTATCCGCAAGCTTTAACTACTACTTCAACTCGTTCGCTCAGCTCAATTCGGTGTTCGGCAAATCCGACTACAGCGATTCATGGGAATTGGCGGCCGGAGCGGACTACGACATCAACGATAAAGTGACGGCGAGTTTGGGATTGTCCTACGGCAACCGGGGGACAAAGGACACGGTAAACAGCGCTTTTAGCCCCGTGTTGGACAGCCTCGCGATCGGTACCGGTGTCGAATACCGGCCGATCGACAATCTTACGCTCACGCTCGGTCTTATGTACATACAGTATTTTAAGCAGGATTATTATATCGGAGGCGGAGCCGTAGAAACTAAACTCAACAAGCAGGTCTTTATAACGAGCATCGGCGCAGCTTACCGGCTCCCCATATAA